From one Thalassospira lucentensis genomic stretch:
- the ffh gene encoding signal recognition particle protein, with translation MFEGLSDRLGGVLDKLRKRGALKESDVKEAMREVRVALLEADVALPVVKSFITNATERAVGQDVLRSVTPGQMVVKIVHDELKNMLGEGEDINLAATPPVPILMVGLQGSGKTTSSAKIALHLTKKRNKKVLLASLDIYRPAAQQQLKILADSNGLNVLPIVMGEKPVSIAKRAMDTGRKEGYDAVILDTAGRLHIDMELMSEVAQVRDAVNPAETLLVTDAMTGQDSVNVAKEFAEKVGITGIVLTRIDGDARGGAALSMRQITGCPIKMLGTGEKIDEMEAFHPDRIANRILGMGDVVSLVEKAAETIKQEDAEKMAKKLAKGQFDLNDLLSQLKQLQKMGDLSGIMGMLPGMGALKKQMSQTKLDPKLLTHQEAIILSMTPKERENPALIKASRKKRIAAGCGLSVQDVNKLLKQHQTMATMIKKMGKMGKKGLFGGMPKMDPSMFEGGDMPDMSKLPKGFPGAGGGLPPGLPGLGGGGLPPGFPGFGKKK, from the coding sequence ATGTTTGAAGGACTAAGCGATCGCCTTGGCGGTGTTCTTGACAAGCTGCGCAAACGTGGCGCGCTGAAAGAATCCGACGTCAAGGAAGCCATGCGCGAAGTACGCGTCGCCCTGCTTGAGGCTGACGTGGCGCTGCCGGTTGTTAAATCCTTTATCACCAATGCAACCGAACGTGCGGTTGGTCAGGATGTCCTGCGTTCAGTGACGCCGGGACAGATGGTCGTCAAGATCGTCCATGACGAACTGAAAAACATGCTGGGCGAGGGCGAGGATATCAACCTTGCTGCCACCCCGCCGGTTCCGATCCTGATGGTCGGTCTGCAGGGTTCGGGGAAAACCACGAGCTCGGCCAAGATCGCGCTGCATCTGACCAAAAAGCGCAACAAGAAGGTGCTTCTGGCGTCGCTTGATATCTATCGTCCCGCCGCACAGCAGCAGCTTAAAATTCTGGCCGACAGCAACGGCCTTAACGTTCTGCCGATCGTCATGGGCGAAAAGCCGGTCTCGATCGCAAAACGTGCGATGGATACCGGCCGTAAGGAAGGCTACGACGCCGTCATCCTCGATACCGCAGGTCGCCTGCATATCGATATGGAACTGATGAGCGAGGTCGCCCAGGTCCGTGACGCGGTCAACCCGGCCGAAACCCTTCTGGTCACCGATGCGATGACCGGTCAGGACTCGGTCAATGTGGCCAAGGAATTTGCCGAAAAGGTCGGCATCACCGGTATCGTTCTGACCCGTATCGACGGTGATGCACGCGGTGGTGCGGCTCTTTCGATGCGCCAGATCACCGGCTGCCCGATCAAGATGCTCGGTACCGGTGAGAAAATCGACGAGATGGAAGCCTTCCATCCGGATCGTATCGCCAACCGTATCCTTGGCATGGGCGATGTCGTCAGCCTTGTTGAAAAGGCTGCCGAGACGATCAAACAGGAAGACGCCGAGAAAATGGCGAAGAAGCTCGCGAAGGGTCAGTTTGACCTGAACGATCTTCTTTCCCAGCTCAAGCAGCTTCAGAAAATGGGTGATCTTTCCGGCATCATGGGGATGCTGCCGGGCATGGGCGCGCTGAAAAAACAGATGTCGCAGACCAAGCTTGATCCCAAACTTCTGACGCATCAGGAAGCGATCATCCTGTCGATGACGCCCAAGGAACGTGAAAACCCGGCCCTGATCAAGGCATCGCGCAAGAAGCGTATTGCCGCAGGCTGCGGTCTTTCGGTTCAGGATGTGAACAAGCTGCTCAAACAGCATCAGACCATGGCCACCATGATCAAGAAAATGGGCAAAATGGGCAAAAAAGGTCTGTTCGGCGGCATGCCGAAAATGGATCCCTCGATGTTCGAGGGGGGTGACATGCCCGATATGAGCAAGTTGCCAAAAGGATTTCCCGGTGCCGGGGGCGGCTTGCCGCCCGGGCTTCCGGGATTGGGCGGCGGTGGTTTGCCGCCGGGATTTCCGGGGTTCGGTAAAAAGAAATAG
- the panC gene encoding pantoate--beta-alanine ligase — MTLKTVHSVAELRAVIAQWRAEGLRVGLVPTMGALHAGHISLTEHIRNHADRVVVSIFVNPTQFGPNEDFGAYPRTLPDDQKMLDAAGVELCFAPSVEEMYPEGFATRVSVDGSLTNVLCGAARPGHFDGVAQIVTKLLLQTLPDSAIFGQKDYQQLMVIRRFSTDLNIPVEIIGAPILREEDGLAMSSRNRYLTPDERAVAPTLNRVLSEIVKAAASGAEIGPLLARGREDILRAGFSPIDYLEIRDANTLELVTKHVTSPSRVFVAAHLGKARLIDNHAIEPANIAG, encoded by the coding sequence ATGACGCTTAAAACCGTTCACAGCGTTGCAGAACTGCGCGCGGTTATTGCCCAATGGCGCGCAGAAGGTTTGCGCGTCGGACTGGTTCCCACAATGGGGGCCCTTCATGCCGGGCATATCAGCCTGACGGAGCATATCCGCAATCACGCTGATCGTGTTGTTGTCAGCATTTTCGTCAATCCGACGCAGTTTGGCCCCAACGAGGATTTCGGTGCCTATCCGCGCACCTTGCCCGATGACCAGAAGATGCTTGATGCTGCCGGGGTGGAGTTGTGCTTTGCTCCCTCGGTCGAGGAAATGTACCCAGAAGGCTTTGCCACCCGCGTCAGCGTTGACGGATCTCTGACCAACGTGCTGTGCGGTGCCGCCCGGCCCGGCCATTTTGACGGCGTCGCCCAGATCGTCACCAAACTTTTGCTGCAGACCCTGCCCGATAGCGCGATATTCGGCCAGAAAGACTATCAGCAGCTGATGGTCATCCGGCGTTTCAGCACCGACCTGAACATACCGGTCGAAATCATCGGTGCACCGATCCTGCGTGAGGAAGACGGACTGGCAATGTCATCGCGCAACCGTTACCTCACCCCAGATGAACGCGCTGTTGCTCCGACCCTTAACCGGGTTCTAAGCGAAATCGTTAAAGCCGCGGCATCCGGTGCTGAAATCGGCCCGCTTCTGGCCAGGGGACGCGAAGACATCCTGCGCGCGGGGTTCAGCCCGATCGATTATCTTGAAATCCGCGATGCCAATACGCTTGAACTGGTCACCAAACACGTCACAAGTCCCAGCCGCGTCTTTGTCGCCGCCCATCTTGGCAAGGCCCGCCTGATTGACAATCACGCCATCGAACCGGCCAATATCGCGGGTTAA
- the panB gene encoding 3-methyl-2-oxobutanoate hydroxymethyltransferase: MSATTRKQGRITVPEIRARKGAEPVVCLTAYTTPMAQRLDEHCDLLLVGDSLGMVVYGMESTLAVTVDMMINHGKAVMRGSSNACVIVDLPFGSYQESKEQAFRTASRILAETGCAGVKLEGGAELADTIAFLSQRGIPVMAHIGLMPQQVNTMGGFKSQGRGDDAAAKVLADAKAVAQAGAFSVVVEGTVEAVARRITTEIDIPTIGIGASVACDGQVLVTEDILGMFSDFTPKFVKRYANLGDQISKAVESYATEVRTRQFPTDDHCFGVTKPGKLRAVK; encoded by the coding sequence ATGAGTGCCACCACAAGAAAACAGGGCCGCATCACGGTTCCTGAAATTCGTGCCCGCAAGGGTGCAGAACCGGTTGTCTGCCTTACGGCCTATACCACGCCGATGGCACAACGCCTGGATGAACACTGCGACCTTCTTCTGGTCGGTGATTCATTGGGCATGGTTGTTTACGGCATGGAAAGCACCCTTGCCGTCACCGTCGACATGATGATCAACCACGGCAAGGCCGTCATGCGCGGCAGCTCGAACGCCTGTGTGATCGTTGATCTGCCATTCGGAAGCTATCAGGAATCCAAGGAACAGGCGTTCCGCACCGCATCACGCATTCTGGCCGAAACCGGTTGCGCAGGTGTGAAACTTGAAGGTGGCGCCGAGCTGGCCGACACCATCGCGTTTCTGAGCCAGCGCGGTATTCCCGTCATGGCCCATATCGGCCTGATGCCCCAGCAGGTCAACACCATGGGCGGCTTCAAAAGTCAGGGCCGTGGTGACGACGCTGCTGCCAAGGTGCTTGCCGATGCAAAAGCCGTTGCCCAAGCCGGTGCATTTTCGGTTGTCGTCGAAGGCACGGTCGAAGCCGTGGCACGACGCATCACCACGGAAATCGATATTCCGACCATCGGCATTGGCGCATCTGTCGCCTGCGACGGACAGGTATTGGTGACCGAAGATATCCTCGGAATGTTTTCCGATTTCACCCCGAAATTTGTCAAACGCTATGCCAATCTCGGCGATCAGATTTCCAAGGCGGTTGAAAGCTACGCCACCGAAGTCCGGACACGTCAGTTTCCGACCGATGATCATTGCTTTGGCGTGACCAAACCCGGCAAATTGCGCGCTGTAAAATAG
- a CDS encoding cyclic nucleotide-binding domain-containing protein, with translation MSVRSQLCEACGIKDLTFCSSLQGTEHDRLRQMLTHVQFDPHSTIFHEAEDADYVFNVTSGSVKLYKLLGDGRRQITGFLFPGDFLGLALNTTYSYTAEAIEPVTACRFPREKLEKLFDEFPRLEKRMLGMAVDELAAAQDQMLLLGRKTAKEKVASFLLMLARRQEHRGEESDTIQVPMSRSDIADYLGLTIETVSRTLTQLRKEATITLRDNRHIEAVGIDMLEDLAEGL, from the coding sequence ATGTCTGTGCGTTCCCAGCTTTGTGAGGCCTGCGGAATCAAGGACTTGACCTTCTGCTCTTCTTTGCAGGGTACGGAGCATGACCGTCTGCGCCAAATGCTGACTCATGTTCAGTTTGATCCGCACAGCACGATTTTCCATGAAGCCGAAGATGCCGATTACGTTTTCAACGTCACATCGGGTTCGGTAAAGCTTTACAAACTTCTGGGTGATGGCCGCCGACAGATCACCGGTTTCCTTTTCCCTGGTGATTTTCTTGGTCTGGCGCTGAACACCACATACAGCTACACCGCCGAAGCAATCGAGCCGGTAACCGCCTGCCGCTTCCCGCGTGAGAAGCTTGAAAAGCTGTTTGACGAATTCCCGCGTCTTGAAAAACGCATGCTGGGCATGGCGGTTGACGAACTGGCCGCCGCACAGGACCAGATGCTGCTGCTCGGTCGCAAGACCGCTAAGGAAAAAGTCGCATCCTTCCTTCTGATGCTGGCCCGCCGTCAGGAACATCGCGGCGAGGAAAGTGACACGATCCAGGTACCGATGAGCCGTTCCGACATCGCCGATTATCTTGGCCTGACCATTGAAACGGTGTCACGAACCCTGACGCAGTTGCGCAAGGAAGCGACGATTACGCTAAGGGATAACCGTCATATCGAAGCGGTCGGCATTGATATGCTCGAAGACCTTGCCGAAGGTTTGTGA
- the ccoS gene encoding cbb3-type cytochrome oxidase assembly protein CcoS: MSNLLLLIPIALFLGLLGLAAFLWSLKSGQFDDMEGAANRILFDDDDQEPQDSHTKNN; the protein is encoded by the coding sequence ATGAGCAACCTATTACTTCTGATACCAATCGCCCTGTTTCTGGGACTTCTCGGGCTGGCGGCATTTCTGTGGTCGCTTAAATCCGGGCAGTTTGATGATATGGAAGGGGCAGCAAACCGGATTTTGTTTGATGACGACGATCAGGAACCGCAGGACAGCCATACGAAAAACAACTGA
- a CDS encoding copper-translocating P-type ATPase — MSPAGPDFCCRGCAGAFALLGDLGLKSYYSRRSIDPKTRPLRPDTDEIAAINFTDLVSTDDKGIHHLNLMVDGIHCAACVWLIETLLQKNPSVLHARVNMTTRRLRMAWNGDIADVDELVKPVLQMGYRLIPFDPAALEQATQARNSELLRCLAVAGFAAGNVMLLSVSVWAGYFQGMGGATRDLFHWISALIALPAAAYAGSPFYRSAWGAIRNRRVNMDVPISLGVILALGMSLAETMRGGPHAYFDSAITLLFFLLVGRYLDSRARGQARSAAEHLLSLNARSVTVLDDDGTRRLIAPDKAKPGMIVIVAAGERIGIDGEILDGQSDIDTSLITGESIPGIAKPGATVFAGTTNISAPLRIRVTATGQTTLLAEIVRLMENAEQGRAKYVALADRVAKSYAPVVHILSGTTFLGWWLIGGIGWQDALMNAIAVLIITCPCALALAVPVVQVIATGRLLRAGILVKSATALERLTSIRGVIFDKTGTLTTGKPELISNTENEGSLELAASIAANSTHPLSRALVRAAGNVTPTANVSEHPGQGLSAELPGGMVRLGSRAFCGIAENADLSSHVAGPEIWLQEPGRAAVRFVFRDAPRHDAEQVIETLSARGFDISLLSGDRPVTVSQLAETLGIRDWKAQLSPADKANEIARRAEDGKCDLMVGDGINDAPALAAAHASMSPASAAEISQNVADIVFQGDRLSAVIETIDVAKKSDRLVRQNFMLSFGYNLITIPLAVSGMVTPLVAAIAMSSSSLIVIANALRLRSGSDKPVIEDRAPLPVRAQEAGAPSV, encoded by the coding sequence ATGTCACCGGCGGGACCCGATTTCTGCTGTCGGGGCTGTGCAGGTGCGTTCGCGCTTCTGGGTGATCTTGGGCTGAAATCTTATTACAGCCGTCGAAGCATTGATCCAAAAACCAGACCTTTGCGCCCCGATACGGATGAAATCGCAGCGATTAATTTCACCGACCTTGTCAGTACCGACGACAAAGGCATTCATCATCTGAACCTGATGGTAGACGGCATTCATTGTGCTGCCTGTGTCTGGCTGATCGAAACCCTTTTGCAAAAAAATCCGTCCGTCCTGCATGCGCGCGTCAACATGACCACCCGCCGCCTAAGGATGGCATGGAACGGCGACATTGCCGATGTCGATGAGCTGGTTAAACCGGTTCTGCAAATGGGATACCGGCTGATTCCGTTTGATCCCGCAGCGCTCGAACAGGCGACACAGGCCCGCAACAGCGAATTGCTCCGCTGTCTGGCAGTCGCCGGATTTGCCGCAGGCAATGTCATGCTGCTTTCGGTGTCCGTCTGGGCCGGGTATTTTCAGGGCATGGGCGGGGCAACCCGCGATCTTTTCCACTGGATATCGGCCCTGATTGCCCTTCCGGCGGCAGCCTATGCCGGCAGCCCGTTTTACCGATCCGCATGGGGTGCGATCCGCAATCGCCGGGTCAATATGGATGTCCCGATCAGCCTCGGCGTTATTCTTGCCCTTGGCATGAGCTTGGCCGAAACCATGCGCGGCGGCCCTCATGCCTATTTTGATTCGGCGATAACACTTCTGTTCTTCCTGCTGGTCGGTCGTTATCTTGACAGCCGTGCTCGCGGTCAGGCCCGATCGGCGGCCGAACATCTGCTGTCGCTAAATGCCCGGTCGGTCACGGTCCTCGATGACGATGGCACCCGCCGACTGATCGCTCCTGACAAGGCAAAGCCGGGCATGATTGTTATAGTGGCCGCAGGCGAACGGATCGGCATTGATGGTGAAATCCTCGACGGACAGTCGGATATCGACACCAGCCTGATCACGGGTGAAAGCATCCCCGGCATTGCCAAACCGGGCGCGACCGTTTTTGCCGGAACAACCAATATTTCAGCCCCCTTGCGCATACGTGTTACCGCAACCGGTCAAACCACGCTTTTGGCGGAAATTGTCCGGTTGATGGAAAATGCCGAACAGGGACGTGCCAAATATGTGGCCCTTGCCGACAGGGTGGCAAAATCCTATGCCCCCGTGGTTCATATTCTTTCAGGCACAACATTTCTGGGTTGGTGGCTGATTGGCGGGATTGGCTGGCAGGATGCACTGATGAATGCGATTGCCGTTCTGATCATCACTTGCCCCTGCGCGCTGGCGCTCGCCGTGCCGGTCGTTCAGGTGATTGCAACCGGGCGGCTGTTGCGTGCAGGGATTCTTGTCAAATCGGCCACCGCACTGGAAAGACTGACCAGCATTCGCGGTGTCATTTTTGATAAAACCGGTACATTAACCACCGGCAAGCCCGAATTGATAAGCAATACCGAAAATGAAGGGTCGCTTGAACTTGCGGCTTCCATCGCTGCCAATAGCACCCATCCACTATCCCGTGCCCTGGTTCGGGCCGCCGGAAATGTAACGCCAACCGCCAACGTCTCCGAACATCCAGGGCAGGGATTGTCTGCGGAACTGCCCGGTGGCATGGTTCGGCTAGGAAGTCGTGCATTTTGCGGCATTGCTGAAAATGCCGACCTGTCCAGCCACGTTGCGGGCCCCGAAATATGGTTACAGGAACCTGGACGGGCAGCCGTCCGATTTGTTTTCCGCGATGCCCCCCGTCATGATGCCGAACAGGTTATCGAAACGCTGTCTGCACGCGGATTTGATATTTCCCTTCTGTCGGGAGATCGGCCGGTGACGGTATCGCAGCTTGCCGAAACGCTTGGCATCCGCGACTGGAAGGCGCAACTTTCTCCGGCGGACAAGGCAAACGAAATCGCCCGTCGCGCAGAAGACGGAAAATGCGACCTTATGGTCGGTGACGGCATTAATGATGCGCCTGCACTTGCCGCGGCCCACGCATCCATGTCACCAGCCAGTGCCGCCGAAATCAGCCAGAATGTCGCCGATATCGTGTTTCAGGGTGATCGTCTTTCAGCCGTGATAGAGACCATTGATGTTGCCAAAAAATCCGACCGGCTTGTGCGGCAGAATTTCATGCTTTCATTTGGCTATAACCTGATTACGATTCCATTGGCGGTTTCGGGCATGGTCACCCCACTGGTGGCCGCCATTGCGATGTCTTCATCATCTTTGATTGTGATCGCCAACGCATTGCGCCTGCGATCAGGAAGTGACAAACCGGTAATCGAAGATCGCGCGCCCCTCCCCGTACGTGCCCAAGAGGCAGGAGCTCCGTCAGTATGA
- a CDS encoding FixH family protein, translating into MTIQTTTSQASGTGPRKSDRLIPWYFVGGFAIMLIANISLITFSMTSWNGLVTKHAFEEGNNYNAAMSGAQRQAELGWRSKLSVDGLINQSATVTVLFRDRDSQPISGAEMEIVLRRSDRDDLDQTVRLAEIAPGEYRASAAFPVYGRWEIRTVARALGDDYQTVETVLVKP; encoded by the coding sequence ATGACGATCCAGACCACAACATCACAGGCTTCTGGCACCGGCCCGCGCAAATCGGATCGTCTGATCCCGTGGTATTTCGTCGGTGGTTTCGCGATCATGCTGATTGCCAATATCTCTCTGATCACGTTTTCAATGACCAGCTGGAATGGCCTTGTCACCAAACACGCCTTTGAAGAAGGCAATAATTACAACGCCGCAATGTCAGGCGCGCAACGCCAGGCAGAACTGGGATGGCGCAGCAAACTGTCCGTTGATGGCCTGATCAATCAGTCCGCGACGGTTACTGTCCTGTTCCGGGATCGTGATTCCCAACCGATCAGCGGTGCAGAAATGGAAATCGTTCTGCGCCGTTCGGATCGTGATGACCTTGACCAGACTGTCCGGCTGGCCGAAATCGCCCCGGGGGAATATCGTGCCAGTGCCGCCTTCCCGGTTTATGGACGCTGGGAAATCCGGACCGTTGCACGCGCTCTTGGTGATGATTACCAAACCGTCGAGACCGTTCTTGTAAAACCATGA
- the ccoG gene encoding cytochrome c oxidase accessory protein CcoG, with amino-acid sequence MAMPHLQQPDPAHPVPQNDTLPEDDRDQPLYKTRDKVYPKRVSGYFRNLKWFALITLLAIYWIVPWLRWDRGASAPDQAVLIDMDMGRAYFFFIEIWPQEVYYITGLLILAAIGLFLATSLFGRIWCGYGCPQTVWTDLFMLVERHIQGDRNARMRLDKSPWTFEKIWKIGATHLSWLVIAAATGGAFVLYFNDAPTVMVDIFTGEASLGVYVTIAFLTFSTYLLAGWAREQVCTYMCPWPRFQSAMLDDESMIVTYEGWRGEPRGPIKRKNLVRGEVPEVGHCVDCYACFNVCPTGIDIRDGLQMECIGCGLCIDACNEMMDKVGFPRDLVRFDSVQNSQLRAHGKATKIRIVRPRTIFYSVILVLVASVMAFGLLNRTTLEVNVLRDRNPIFVTLSDGDVRNGYTLKVLNKEQAEKTYILQIEGLDASDFQVIGLTPNQDGTFSLDVAPDRVGSFRVFVAANPETLSSESTPFEFSVTDPEDNVRETYDTVFAGPK; translated from the coding sequence ATGGCCATGCCCCATTTGCAACAGCCCGATCCCGCACATCCCGTCCCGCAAAATGACACGCTGCCGGAAGATGATCGTGACCAGCCCTTATATAAAACCCGCGACAAGGTCTATCCGAAACGGGTGTCGGGGTATTTCCGTAACCTGAAATGGTTCGCCCTGATTACCCTGCTTGCGATTTACTGGATCGTGCCTTGGCTGCGCTGGGATCGTGGCGCATCGGCGCCGGATCAGGCGGTTCTGATCGATATGGATATGGGACGCGCCTATTTCTTCTTTATCGAAATCTGGCCGCAGGAAGTCTATTACATCACCGGCCTTCTGATCCTGGCGGCAATCGGTCTTTTTCTGGCGACATCCCTGTTTGGTCGCATCTGGTGCGGTTATGGCTGCCCGCAAACGGTGTGGACCGATCTTTTCATGCTTGTCGAACGCCATATTCAGGGGGACCGCAATGCCCGCATGCGCCTCGACAAATCACCCTGGACCTTTGAAAAAATCTGGAAAATCGGAGCCACCCACCTTTCGTGGCTGGTGATTGCCGCCGCAACCGGTGGTGCCTTCGTGCTGTATTTCAACGATGCCCCCACGGTAATGGTTGATATCTTTACCGGCGAAGCGTCACTCGGCGTTTATGTCACCATCGCGTTTCTGACATTTTCGACCTATTTGCTGGCGGGTTGGGCCCGCGAACAGGTTTGCACCTATATGTGCCCGTGGCCGCGTTTCCAGTCGGCGATGCTTGATGACGAGTCGATGATCGTCACCTATGAAGGCTGGCGCGGCGAGCCCCGCGGCCCGATCAAACGCAAGAACCTTGTCCGCGGCGAAGTTCCGGAAGTCGGTCACTGCGTTGATTGCTATGCCTGCTTTAACGTGTGCCCAACGGGGATCGATATCCGTGACGGATTGCAGATGGAATGTATCGGCTGTGGCCTGTGCATTGATGCCTGCAACGAGATGATGGACAAAGTCGGCTTCCCGCGCGATCTGGTGCGGTTCGATTCCGTGCAAAACAGCCAGCTTCGTGCCCATGGCAAGGCAACCAAAATCCGCATCGTCCGCCCGCGCACGATTTTCTATTCGGTCATTCTCGTGCTTGTTGCCTCGGTAATGGCTTTTGGGCTTCTGAACCGCACAACGCTTGAGGTCAACGTCCTGCGTGACCGTAACCCGATCTTTGTCACGTTGTCAGATGGCGACGTCAGAAACGGCTATACGCTGAAAGTCCTGAACAAGGAACAGGCTGAGAAAACCTATATCCTTCAGATCGAAGGCCTTGATGCCAGCGATTTTCAGGTGATCGGTCTGACACCGAACCAGGACGGCACATTCAGTCTCGATGTCGCGCCTGATCGTGTCGGCAGTTTCCGCGTCTTTGTTGCGGCAAATCCGGAAACATTAAGCAGTGAATCAACACCCTTCGAGTTCAGCGTGACAGATCCGGAGGATAATGTTCGCGAAACTTATGATACGGTATTTGCCGGTCCGAAATAA
- the ccoP gene encoding cytochrome-c oxidase, cbb3-type subunit III yields the protein MSTHVEKDQVSGHETTGHEWDGIKELNTPLPSWWVYVFWATIIWSVGYWVVYPSWPTATSYLTGMFETTNRTQLHETMANVAAERAPYMERLAALDLDEIVNDSELLNFSMAGGKAVFAENCAPCHGTGGSGNPGFPSLQDDDWLWGGTLEAVNETVHVGVRWDANEDTRFNDMPAFGRDEILEREDINDVVQYVLAFTGRETDKAAANRGAEVFVDNCASCHGEDAKGVQELGAPNLTDAIWLYGGDAANITETVNNSRGGVMPAWGGRLDEETIKMLTVYVHSLGGGQ from the coding sequence ATGTCGACACATGTCGAAAAAGACCAGGTTTCTGGCCACGAAACCACCGGTCATGAATGGGATGGCATCAAGGAGCTGAACACACCGCTGCCTTCCTGGTGGGTGTATGTCTTCTGGGCCACAATCATCTGGTCGGTCGGCTATTGGGTGGTTTATCCGTCCTGGCCAACCGCAACAAGCTACCTCACCGGTATGTTTGAAACCACCAACCGTACACAGCTGCACGAAACCATGGCCAATGTTGCTGCCGAACGCGCCCCCTATATGGAGCGTCTGGCAGCACTGGATCTGGATGAAATCGTCAATGACAGCGAACTGCTGAACTTCTCGATGGCAGGCGGCAAGGCGGTATTCGCCGAGAACTGCGCACCGTGTCACGGCACGGGCGGCTCGGGCAATCCGGGCTTCCCTTCCTTGCAGGATGATGACTGGCTGTGGGGCGGAACGCTTGAGGCTGTCAATGAAACGGTTCATGTTGGCGTCCGCTGGGATGCAAATGAAGACACCCGTTTCAACGATATGCCCGCCTTTGGTCGTGACGAGATACTTGAACGCGAAGACATCAATGATGTCGTTCAGTATGTTCTGGCCTTTACCGGTCGCGAGACCGACAAGGCAGCGGCCAATCGCGGGGCCGAAGTGTTCGTCGATAACTGCGCATCCTGCCACGGCGAAGACGCCAAGGGTGTTCAGGAACTGGGCGCGCCCAACCTGACCGATGCAATCTGGCTGTATGGCGGCGATGCTGCCAACATCACCGAAACCGTAAACAATTCACGCGGTGGCGTGATGCCTGCTTGGGGTGGTCGTCTTGACGAAGAAACCATCAAAATGCTGACGGTTTACGTCCACTCGCTTGGTGGCGGTCAGTAA
- a CDS encoding cbb3-type cytochrome c oxidase subunit 3 — MEFFTQLADFFRPLWGLWLMLLFGSIIAWVMWPSKKRREDMDAHARIPLRDQD, encoded by the coding sequence ATGGAATTCTTTACGCAACTCGCTGACTTTTTCCGCCCCTTGTGGGGTCTGTGGCTGATGCTGCTTTTCGGATCGATCATTGCGTGGGTCATGTGGCCCAGCAAGAAACGCCGCGAAGATATGGATGCGCATGCCCGGATTCCGCTTCGGGATCAGGATTAG
- the ccoO gene encoding cytochrome-c oxidase, cbb3-type subunit II: MLLKKHHIVEKNVFVLVLGIFLTIIIGGIVEIVPLFTMEQTIEKVEGVRPYSPLEQAGRNIYLREGCYNCHSQQIRPFRDEVERYGHYSLAAESMYDHPFQWGSKRTGPDLARVGGKYSNDWHVAHLVDPRAVVPESIMPGYPFLAERELKFDDAQAHLETLKMVGVPYTDEQIENAKADLYLQAMADEDYEELLARYPNAATGDFDGNPAKLTEMDALVAYLQVLGRMVDFTSYNPQLNLR; this comes from the coding sequence ATGCTTCTGAAAAAACACCATATTGTTGAAAAGAACGTCTTTGTTCTCGTCCTCGGGATTTTCCTGACCATCATCATCGGTGGTATTGTTGAAATCGTGCCCTTGTTCACGATGGAACAGACCATCGAGAAGGTCGAAGGAGTACGTCCCTATTCACCGCTCGAACAGGCGGGACGTAACATCTATCTCCGCGAAGGCTGCTATAACTGCCATTCTCAGCAGATCCGTCCGTTCCGTGACGAAGTCGAACGTTATGGCCATTACAGCCTTGCCGCGGAATCGATGTACGACCATCCGTTCCAGTGGGGATCGAAACGTACCGGTCCGGATCTTGCCCGTGTTGGTGGCAAATATTCCAACGACTGGCATGTTGCCCACCTGGTTGATCCGCGCGCGGTCGTGCCGGAATCGATCATGCCGGGCTACCCGTTCCTGGCGGAACGCGAATTGAAGTTCGATGACGCCCAGGCACACCTTGAAACGCTGAAAATGGTCGGTGTTCCTTACACCGACGAGCAGATCGAGAATGCCAAGGCTGACCTGTATCTGCAGGCAATGGCGGACGAGGATTACGAAGAACTCCTTGCACGCTATCCGAATGCGGCAACCGGTGACTTTGATGGCAATCCGGCAAAACTGACCGAAATGGATGCGCTTGTCGCGTATCTGCAGGTCCTGGGCCGGATGGTTGATTTCACCAGTTACAACCCGCAGCTGAACCTGCGCTAA